In one Rutidosis leptorrhynchoides isolate AG116_Rl617_1_P2 chromosome 8, CSIRO_AGI_Rlap_v1, whole genome shotgun sequence genomic region, the following are encoded:
- the LOC139864918 gene encoding receptor-like kinase TMK4 produces the protein MSAFSTTLTPPPSNWKSNTDFCLWDGIKCDNTKRVTAITLASRSLTGSLPGTLNQLTQLKTLQLQKNSLSGDLPSLSNLTFLESVFLDSNNFTSIPPNFFLGLTNLQTFSISDNLNLAPWSIPNDLTESTNLQQFSASSANINGVIPDIFGSFPSLQNLRLSYNDLTGSLPNSFGGSQIQNLWLNNQKSPGLSGNLDVLSSMTELNQVWLQANSFTGALPDLSKCVNLFDLQLRDNQLTGIFPLSFYKLPKIANMTLRNNKLQGEFPIVGDVFDVTSNSFCLATPGPCDPQVNALLDVAGAIGYPISLAESWTGNNACNDWSYVQCDSFNKNVTSVNFAKRNFSGTISPSFGNLTSLISITLSDNNLEGPIPDVLTSLPNLKQIDVSNNNLSGIIPKFRNDVKFSFNDNPFLGQVIIPGGPNAPPGSGPSSNSPGSSKKSSGSSGTNVGIVLGVLVFFGIIIFVVYKCCAKKRHQKFGRVENPEIGKELIKTSAATSTLNGYGGGFSELTSQSSGDHSEMHGFEGGNVVISIQVLRQVTNNFSEKNILGRGGFGVVYKGELHDGTKIAVKRMESGVMGTKGLNEFQAEIAVLTKVRHRHLVALLGYCINGNERLLVYEYMPQGTLTQHLFEWREHKTNFLSWKQRVSIALDVARGVEYLHSLAQSSFIHRDLKPSNILLGDDMRAKVADFGLVKNAPDGKYSVETKLAGTFGYLAPEYAATGRVTTKVDVFAFGVVLMELITGRKALDETMPDERCHLVTWFRRLLISKENMLKAIDLTLETEDEETLDSITKVAELAGHCTAREPFQRPDMGHAVNVLGPLVEQWKPSRPEEDDGYGIDLQMSLPQALQRWQADEGTSGTFDVSFTHSSIPSKPSGFADSFDSMDCR, from the exons ATGTCAGCATTCTCCACAACCCTCACACCACCCCCATCAAACTGGAAATCAAATACTGACTTCTGTTTATGGGACGGAATCAAATGTGACAACACAAAACGTGTCACTGCAATTACTCTCGCTTCAAGATCACTCACCGGAAGTCTCCCCGGAACCCTAAATCAACTCACCCAACTTAAAACACTCCAACTACAAAAAAACTCACTTTCCGGCGACTTACCGTCTTTATCAAACCTAACTTTTCTTGAAAGTGTGTTTCTTGATTCCAATAATTTCACTTCAATTCCTCCTAATTTCTTTCTGGGTCTTACAAATTTACAAACTTTTAGCATTTCTGATAATTTAAATCTAGCCCCATGGAGTATACCTAATGATCTTACAGAAAGTACTAATTTGCAACAGTTTTCAGCTAGTAGTGCTAATATAAATGGTGTGATACCTGATATTTTTGGTAGTTTTCCTAGTTTGCAGAATCTTAGATTGTCTTATAATGATCTTACAGGAAGTTTGCCCAATAGTTTTGGTGGGTCCCAGATTCAAAATCTTTGGTTGAACAATCAGAAAAGTCCAGGGCTTTCTGGTAATCTTGATGTGCTTTCTTCTATGACTGAATTAAATCAAGTTTGGTTACAAGCTAATTCTTTCACTGGTGCTTTACCTGATCTTTCAAAATGTGTGAATTTGTTTGATTTGCAATTAAGAGATAATCAGCTTACTGGGATTTTTCCATTATCTTTTTACAAATTACCTAAAATAGCAAACATGACGTTGCGAAATAATAAGTTGCAGGGTGAGTTTCCAATTGTAGGAGATGTTTTTGATGTTACTTCAAATAGCTTTTGTTTAGCTACACCTGGACCTTGTGATCCACAGGTGAATGCGCTTTTAGACGTTGCCGGTGCGATCGGTTATCCGATTTCACTGGCTGAATCTTGGACAGGTAATAATGCTTGTAATGATTGGAGTTATGTTCAATGTGATTCTTTTAATAAGAATGTGACTTCTGTAAATTTTGCTAAACGGAATTTTTCGGGTACTATTTCGCCTTCTTTTGGAAATTTGACTTCGTTAATAAGTATAACGTTGAGTGATAATAATCTTGAGGGTCCGATTCCTGATGTGTTGACATCTTTGCCTAATTTAAAGCAAATTGATGTGTCAAATAATAATCTTTCTGGTATTATACCAAAATTCAGAAATGATGTGAAGTTTTCTTTTAATGATAATCCGTTTTTAGGTCAAGTTATTATTCCGGGTGGGCCTAACGCGCCACCTGGGTCTGGACCAAGTTCTAACTCACCCGGTTCATCAAAAAAGTCGTCTGGTTCGAGTGGAACTAATGTTGGGATTGTtcttggtgttcttgttttctTTGGGATTATTATCTTTGTTGTTTACAAATGTTGTGCTAAAAAGAGACACCAAAAGTTCGGTCGTGTAGAGAATCCCGAAATTGGTAAAGAGTTAATAAAAACGAGTGCTGCTACAAGTACTCTAAATGGTTATGGTGGCGGTTTTAGTGAGTTGACTAGTCAAAGTAGTGGTGATCATAGCGAAATGCATGGTTTTGAAGGTGGTAATGTTGTGATTTCGATTCAAGTTCTTCGACAAGTAACAAATAATTTTAGTGAAAAAAACATTTTGGGACGAGGTGGTTTTGGTGTTGTTTATAAAGGCGAATTACACGATGGAACTAAGATTGCGGTTAAAAGGATGGAATCGGGCGTTATGGGGACCAAAGGGTTAAACGAATTTCAAGCTGAAATTGCGGTTCTTACAAAAGTCCGACACCGACATTTAGTTGCTTTACTTGGATATTGTATTAATGGTAACGAGCGGCTTTTGGTGTATGAGTATATGCCACAAGGGACATTAACACAACATTTGTTTGAATGGAGAGAGCATAAGACCAATTTTTTGAGTTGGAAACAAAGGGTTTCGATTGCTTTAGATGTGGCACGTGGGGTTGAGTATTTGCATAGTTTAGCACAATCGAGTTTTATTCATAGAGATTTGAAGCCGTCGAATATTCTTCTTGGTGATGATATGAGAGCCAAGGTTGCGGATTTTGGCTTGGTTAAAAACGCTCCTGATGGGAAATACTCTGTTGAGACTAAACTTGCTGGAACATTTGGTTATCTTGCGCCCGAGTATGCTG CTACTGGAAGAGTGACTACCAAGGTGGATGTTTTTGCATTCGGAGTAGTATTGATGGAACTGATAACAGGCAGAAAAGCTTTAGACGAAACCATGCCCGATGAAAGGTGTCATTTAGTAACATGGTTTAGGAGGCTCCTTATCTCAAAGGAGAATATGTTAAAAGCCATTGACCTAACCCTTGAAACCGAAGACGAAGAAACACTCGATTCCATCACAAAGGTAGCCGAGCTTGCGGGTCATTGCACGGCCCGCGAGCCGTTTCAAAGACCTGACATGGGTCATGCAGTGAACGTGTTGGGCCCACTTGTGGAACAATGGAAACCTTCACGGCCAGAAGAAGACGATGGTTATGGAATTGACCTGCAAATGAGCCTTCCTCAAGCCCTTCAAAGATGGCAAGCGGACGAGGGTACTTCTGGAACGTTTGATGTGTCGTTTACGCATTCGAGTATTCCGTCTAAACCTTCGGGATTTGCGGACTCATTTGATTCTATGGACTGTCGATAG